The following are encoded together in the Takifugu flavidus isolate HTHZ2018 chromosome 22, ASM371156v2, whole genome shotgun sequence genome:
- the phlda1 gene encoding pleckstrin homology-like domain family A member 1: MLENGRKVFKEGLLEKRSDGLLQLWKKKHCVLTEDGVLLLPPKQHDQPHHHPQQHGGSVDRVKELHFANMKTVDCVERKGKYVYFTVVMTEGKEIDFRCPQDEGWNAEITLQMVQYKNRQAILAVKSTRQKQQLLVVQMPGQKTLRSAPNVA; this comes from the coding sequence ATGTTGGAAAACGGCAGAAAGGTGTTCAAGGAGGGTCTCCTGGAGAAGCGGAGCGacgggctgctgcagctctggaagAAGAAGCACTGCGTCCTGACCGAGGATGGCGTGCTTCTGCTGCCGCCGAAGCAGCATGACCAGCCGCATCACCACCCCCAGCAGCACGGGGGGAGCGTGGACAGGGTGAAGGAGCTGCACTTCGCCAACATGAAGACGGTGGACTGCGTGGAGCGGAAGGGCAAGTACGTCTACTTCACGGTCGTCATGACGGAAGGCAAAGAGATCGACTTCAGATGTCCGCAGGACGAGGGCTGGAACGCGGAGATCACCTTGCAGATGGTCCAGTACAAGAACCGACAGGCGATCCTGGCCGTCAAGTCCAccaggcagaagcagcagctgctggttgtgcAGATGCCCGGACAGAAGACGCTCCGCAGCGCGCCCAACGTGGCGTGA